In one Arachis duranensis cultivar V14167 chromosome 9, aradu.V14167.gnm2.J7QH, whole genome shotgun sequence genomic region, the following are encoded:
- the LOC107466828 gene encoding secreted RxLR effector protein 161-like gives MDYPTKLAKDLAPAFSDVSTFRRLIGRLVYLTTTRPDIFVRGRKLSHCLDCPTTAHYSAALRILKYLKNTPASGLFFSASSDLLPSGYSNADWAVCLDSRRSVSGYCFYIGTSLISWKSKKQTIVARSSSAVEYRVLALATCEARWISFILADLHVPITKSINLM, from the coding sequence ATGGATTATCCAACCAAACTGGCCAAGGATTTAGCACCAGCATTCTCAGACGTTTCGACTTTTAGACGCCTCATTGGCAGACTTGTCTACCTCACAACAACACGGCCAGACATTTTCGTTCGCGGTAGAAAGTTAAGCCATTGTTTAGACTGCCCTACCACTGCCCACTATAGTGCAGCTCTCCGAATTCTCAAATACCTGAAGAATACCCCCGCATCAGGTCTCTTCTTCTCTGCCTCCTCAGACTTGCTCCCTTCTGGTTACTCAAATGCAGATTGGGCAGTATGTCTAGATAGTAGAAGATCAGTCTCTGGATACTGCTTCTACATAGGCACTTCACTTATCTCATGGAAGAGTAAAAAACAAACAATTGTGGCTAGATCCTCATCTGCAGTGGAGTATAGAGTGCTAGCACTTGCAACATGTGAAGCTCGTTGGATCTCATTCATTCTGGCTGACCTGCATGTTCCAATTACCAAATCCATCAATCTAATGTGA